From the Lysobacterales bacterium genome, one window contains:
- a CDS encoding flavodoxin family protein — protein sequence MKTMLIVWHSQTGGTAQMVEALAEGARSVEGVRVRALRAIDSTADVALAADAFVFATPECLAMLSGQLKDFFDRSYYDLLDRVNGRPYAVMVCAGSDGSNAVRQIERIATGLRLRKVADALIVNTAAQTPERILAPKHIAESELARCRELGALVANGLQLGLF from the coding sequence ATGAAAACGATGCTGATCGTCTGGCATTCTCAGACCGGCGGCACGGCGCAGATGGTCGAGGCGTTGGCCGAGGGGGCGCGCAGCGTCGAAGGCGTACGAGTGCGCGCGTTGCGGGCGATCGATTCGACTGCGGACGTTGCGCTGGCGGCGGACGCCTTCGTGTTCGCGACGCCGGAATGCCTGGCGATGCTGTCCGGGCAACTCAAGGATTTCTTCGACCGCAGCTATTACGACCTGCTCGATCGCGTGAACGGTCGGCCTTACGCGGTCATGGTCTGCGCCGGCTCGGACGGATCGAATGCGGTGCGCCAGATCGAGCGCATCGCGACCGGCTTGCGGCTGCGCAAGGTGGCGGACGCCCTCATCGTGAACACCGCGGCGCAAACGCCGGAGCGCATCCTCGCACCGAAGCACATCGCCGAATCCGAACTCGCGCGCTGTCGTGAACTCGGTGCGCTGGTCGCGAACGGCCTTCAGCTCGGCCTGTTCTGA